Proteins found in one Mucilaginibacter gracilis genomic segment:
- a CDS encoding phage holin family protein has protein sequence MKTLTTKYKMNYLTNFLNGLWSFAGKYAMLFLVFLTPVHPLLYTIYILLVCDLITGITKAVKIKEAVTSKRMRDSVIKFVFYSIAVFIAFQVDITLFSATALYLARLVGGYIILIEFQSNIENISTITGIDLWVMIKDKVMSFFDSKLKESKGDKTNA, from the coding sequence ATGAAAACCCTAACCACTAAATATAAAATGAACTATCTCACTAATTTTTTGAATGGCTTATGGTCTTTCGCTGGTAAATATGCTATGCTTTTTCTGGTTTTTTTAACACCAGTACACCCGCTATTATATACTATTTATATCCTTTTGGTATGCGATTTAATTACCGGAATAACCAAAGCCGTTAAAATCAAAGAGGCTGTTACCTCAAAAAGAATGAGGGATAGCGTCATCAAATTTGTTTTCTACTCCATAGCTGTATTTATTGCGTTTCAGGTTGATATAACGCTTTTTAGTGCTACCGCCTTATACCTTGCCCGATTGGTGGGCGGTTACATCATTTTGATAGAATTTCAATCCAACATTGAAAATATCAGTACCATCACAGGTATTGATTTATGGGTTATGATTAAAGATAAGGTTATGAGTTTTTTTGATTCAAAGCTAAAAGAAAGTAAGGGAGATAAAACCAATGCTTAA
- a CDS encoding tyrosine-type recombinase/integrase — protein sequence MKQIKSQKEDSILIQSWSTYDFKLFPGSKSTKPYLHFQFLNPKTNKEERQRKLAGLKKGESISVLKKQAKEMVPALIHLLSNGWNPIENTFNDLPITPLSTIQECIAYWLKEREIKVSNNAMKPKGLKTNGYLMDYFTKWLTEKKYLFRKANTFTQIDIDNFLQKTSQERKWGKVTYNCYRQDLGTFFNFLLTLKIISENPVNLTKKKSTKKDSSRFKIYEEDELKNVVELLRKDARYLGLYIATKFIFHYNIRPIELTRIQVSDIDFSKRILTLAPEKTKNGDEAVFKLNDETFILLDDLVADQPPDFFVFGHKCKPSRLQIHQDYFGQKWRSFREDYNLSSHLKLYALKHSSNYYDLEGGVSFEEIRQRNRHSSLQVTTLYIRERLNKNQIKASGSLKF from the coding sequence ATGAAACAGATAAAATCGCAAAAAGAGGATTCAATCCTTATTCAATCGTGGTCAACTTACGATTTCAAGTTATTTCCCGGCAGTAAAAGTACAAAGCCATACCTGCATTTTCAATTTTTAAATCCCAAAACCAATAAAGAAGAACGTCAACGCAAGTTAGCAGGGCTTAAAAAAGGTGAAAGTATTAGCGTATTGAAAAAACAAGCAAAAGAGATGGTACCAGCGTTGATACATCTTTTATCAAACGGTTGGAACCCTATTGAAAATACCTTCAATGATTTACCAATAACTCCATTATCAACTATTCAGGAGTGTATAGCCTACTGGTTGAAAGAGCGTGAAATAAAGGTTTCAAATAACGCAATGAAACCTAAAGGATTAAAGACAAACGGGTATTTGATGGATTACTTTACAAAATGGCTAACAGAAAAAAAATACTTATTTCGTAAAGCAAACACATTTACTCAAATTGACATTGATAATTTCTTGCAAAAAACAAGTCAAGAACGCAAATGGGGTAAGGTTACTTACAACTGCTACAGACAGGATTTAGGTACATTTTTTAACTTTTTGTTAACCCTAAAAATTATTTCTGAGAATCCAGTCAATTTAACCAAAAAGAAGAGCACCAAAAAAGATTCTTCGCGGTTCAAAATTTATGAAGAAGACGAATTAAAGAACGTAGTGGAGTTATTAAGGAAAGATGCACGCTATTTGGGGTTATATATCGCAACAAAATTTATTTTCCACTATAATATCCGCCCTATCGAATTAACGCGAATACAGGTATCAGACATTGATTTCTCTAAACGAATTTTAACATTAGCACCAGAAAAAACTAAAAATGGGGATGAAGCAGTTTTCAAACTAAATGACGAAACGTTTATTCTTTTAGATGATTTGGTTGCCGATCAACCACCTGATTTTTTTGTATTCGGTCATAAATGCAAGCCATCCAGACTACAAATCCATCAAGATTATTTTGGTCAAAAATGGCGTTCATTTCGCGAAGATTATAATCTTTCAAGTCACTTAAAACTTTACGCGCTAAAACATTCGAGTAATTACTATGATTTAGAGGGAGGTGTAAGTTTTGAAGAAATACGCCAACGCAACCGACATAGCAGTTTACAAGTTACCACGCTATATATTAGAGAAAGGTTGAATAAAAACCAAATAAAAGCATCAGGTAGTTTAAAATTTTAA
- a CDS encoding EVE domain-containing protein, translated as MKNTSFWLVKSEPVKYSWEKFNQDGRTFWDGVRNYQARNNLRDMREGDLVLFYHSNDGKEVVGIAKVVKESYQDPTTDDKNWVVVDLSPVETLKKAVTLETIKADPQLANISLVRQGRLSVMLLKQEEFDRILELGNPQTL; from the coding sequence ATGAAAAACACATCCTTTTGGCTCGTAAAAAGTGAACCTGTAAAATATAGCTGGGAAAAATTTAATCAGGATGGCCGCACCTTTTGGGATGGCGTTCGTAATTACCAGGCGCGTAATAACCTGCGCGATATGCGCGAAGGCGATTTGGTTTTATTTTACCATAGTAACGATGGTAAGGAGGTGGTGGGAATAGCCAAAGTTGTAAAAGAAAGCTACCAGGACCCTACTACCGATGATAAAAACTGGGTAGTGGTTGATTTGTCGCCCGTGGAGACCTTGAAAAAAGCAGTAACGCTCGAAACCATTAAAGCCGACCCGCAATTGGCTAACATTAGTTTGGTGCGCCAGGGCCGCTTATCGGTAATGCTGCTAAAACAGGAAGAGTTTGACAGGATATTAGAGTTGGGCAATCCTCAAACCTTATAA
- a CDS encoding DUF5977 domain-containing protein — protein MLTTSNYKIYLIDTGTTANYAQLDCEDIDLNTTFSVSDLSNIDNRKDFITKTITFKATKNNNIVFGNLSNLNRVVDDTISSTFFFNFNITKDVECMVFENNTLVFKGNLSFLSSQRDNLGNLTYSCSIRGFMVDFFSQIKDLTIASLDFSSFAHTYNMTNIVNSWNYKYIQNGSTITGQTGNGYLYGFVDYGAGIVNDDSFSNKIDYRNFRPAIYLKEYFNAIFSQSALTSSYSYTITGSTHFMESFNKAIVPNNDLDFSFTLTPYVIFEVENNSIPNTYDADAQTSYNSTYNRQDYTHLLGFTTVVTGSTGQTFINPALDNGQIINFNNTINTTVTASIVFDFKTLYYPLSTTENTVIRFQLMYRDNPTLEFQNLGGATKEYTPFQLINDVNQTLKLSITQTFLAGGQIALIAYIDQYHDRKSFVITVNNVDLQIGTIRQTSQVTLNLGDKAILVAQNMLTVKQYDFLKSIINMFNLYVYSDPNNPKNIIFEPYDDFYKKFNIGTIRDSALDWTKKIDNNSSFTITPIAELFKTYTFKFKDETDYLSKIYTDTWADTYGNLQLSGSTSGDEKDINLIFASTPILNLYGRNYANFWELDSNFQKKPKVSQPRLLFYNGLQATSTYEIGKIINTPTGYTFNSIDTSNIGAYTFGYYAEANEYTVTSDGEFSDLIFDIPKERFYTSGGTFVSYGSGKKTLYDRYYNNFITELIDSNTRVISVDAHLNESDIQNLNFQTPIYFNSIYGNSYFKLLSVEYTNKNQKSKVKFQSVYINDENISFSGFTSDLYSNYYTRNSCGSGFTGESIKYVVPVGQFTSLLSQADANSLAVAYANTNGSYVANTYGLCVNTGTSFNLRFDVSSFAACSSIDSATYYTNTGTLSSGATIFNTVSGHTLRAVFGYYSDGSKYYQTDYTSTIISSGVCGSTGSTSTYNPISLSYSDNEYYACSRAVSVPESNQVFYISSMSMGLGTHIYTNTSTLTFGPDGWYSDKYAAYQVSGGIVLLIESCSSVNGKPGH, from the coding sequence ATGTTAACTACTTCTAATTATAAAATATATCTTATTGATACTGGTACTACTGCTAATTATGCACAATTAGATTGCGAAGATATAGACTTGAATACTACATTTTCTGTCAGTGATTTAAGTAATATAGACAACCGAAAAGATTTTATTACAAAAACAATAACTTTTAAAGCAACAAAAAATAACAATATTGTATTTGGTAATTTATCAAACCTGAATAGGGTTGTTGATGATACAATTTCATCAACATTTTTCTTTAATTTTAATATCACTAAGGATGTTGAATGTATGGTATTTGAAAACAATACATTAGTCTTTAAAGGCAATCTTTCTTTTCTAAGTTCACAACGCGATAATTTAGGTAATCTAACTTATTCTTGTTCTATAAGAGGATTTATGGTAGACTTTTTTAGCCAAATAAAAGATTTAACAATTGCTTCTTTAGATTTTTCTTCTTTTGCTCATACATACAATATGACAAACATTGTTAACTCTTGGAATTACAAATATATTCAAAATGGTTCAACAATAACCGGGCAAACAGGTAACGGCTATTTATACGGTTTTGTAGATTATGGTGCAGGTATTGTTAATGATGATAGCTTTTCAAATAAGATAGATTATAGAAATTTCAGACCTGCCATTTATTTAAAAGAATATTTCAACGCTATATTTTCACAAAGTGCATTAACCAGTAGCTATAGTTATACAATTACCGGAAGTACTCATTTTATGGAAAGCTTTAATAAAGCTATTGTTCCAAATAATGATTTAGATTTCTCTTTTACATTAACACCTTATGTGATTTTTGAGGTTGAAAATAATTCAATACCAAATACTTACGATGCTGATGCACAAACAAGTTATAATTCAACTTATAACAGGCAAGATTATACCCATTTGTTAGGCTTTACAACTGTAGTTACTGGTTCAACTGGTCAAACGTTTATAAATCCCGCACTTGATAACGGACAAATCATAAATTTTAACAATACTATCAATACAACAGTTACCGCTTCAATAGTATTTGATTTTAAAACATTGTATTATCCTTTGTCAACAACTGAAAACACAGTAATCAGATTTCAATTGATGTACAGGGATAACCCAACGTTGGAATTTCAGAATCTTGGGGGGGCAACTAAAGAGTATACACCTTTTCAACTAATTAATGATGTAAACCAAACTTTAAAGCTAAGTATAACACAAACTTTTCTTGCTGGTGGGCAAATTGCGTTGATTGCCTACATTGACCAATATCACGATAGAAAGAGCTTTGTTATTACCGTTAATAATGTGGATTTGCAGATAGGTACCATCAGACAAACCAGTCAGGTAACGTTAAATTTAGGAGATAAAGCCATATTGGTAGCACAAAATATGTTAACCGTTAAACAGTATGATTTTCTAAAATCAATCATTAATATGTTTAACCTATATGTTTACAGTGACCCAAATAATCCTAAAAATATCATTTTTGAACCTTATGATGATTTCTATAAAAAGTTTAACATTGGTACAATCCGGGATAGTGCTTTAGATTGGACAAAGAAGATAGATAACAATAGTTCTTTTACCATTACACCAATTGCCGAATTATTTAAAACGTATACTTTTAAGTTTAAAGATGAAACCGATTATCTATCAAAAATATACACTGATACTTGGGCTGATACCTACGGAAATTTGCAATTAAGCGGTTCAACATCCGGGGATGAAAAGGATATTAATTTGATTTTTGCCTCAACACCAATTTTAAATCTATATGGCAGAAACTATGCTAACTTTTGGGAATTAGATTCAAACTTTCAAAAGAAACCTAAAGTATCACAGCCCCGTTTATTATTTTATAATGGATTGCAAGCTACATCAACTTATGAGATAGGTAAGATTATTAATACACCTACAGGTTATACATTCAATTCTATTGATACCAGCAATATAGGGGCTTACACTTTTGGGTATTATGCAGAAGCTAATGAATATACCGTTACCAGTGATGGGGAATTTTCTGATTTGATTTTTGATATACCAAAGGAACGTTTTTATACTTCTGGTGGAACTTTTGTAAGTTATGGCTCAGGTAAAAAAACTTTATACGACCGTTACTATAACAACTTTATAACAGAATTAATCGATAGCAATACAAGGGTAATATCCGTTGATGCTCACCTAAATGAAAGTGATATTCAAAATCTAAACTTTCAGACACCGATATATTTTAATTCTATCTATGGAAACAGTTATTTCAAATTGCTATCAGTTGAATACACTAATAAAAATCAAAAGAGTAAAGTTAAGTTTCAGTCTGTTTATATCAATGATGAAAATATTTCATTTTCTGGTTTTACCAGCGATTTATATTCAAACTACTATACCCGCAATAGTTGCGGTTCAGGCTTTACAGGAGAAAGTATTAAGTATGTTGTCCCGGTTGGTCAATTTACATCTTTACTTAGTCAAGCTGATGCCAATAGTTTAGCTGTAGCCTATGCTAATACGAATGGTAGCTATGTGGCTAATACCTATGGTTTATGTGTTAATACTGGTACATCTTTCAATTTACGTTTTGATGTTTCTTCTTTCGCGGCTTGTTCTTCGATAGATAGTGCAACCTATTATACCAACACAGGTACATTATCAAGCGGTGCAACCATATTCAATACGGTTTCCGGCCATACTTTAAGGGCTGTATTTGGTTATTACAGTGATGGTAGTAAATATTATCAAACCGATTATACTTCAACAATTATTTCTTCTGGTGTATGCGGTTCTACAGGGTCAACATCGACTTATAATCCAATAAGTTTATCATACAGCGACAATGAATATTATGCTTGTTCAAGGGCTGTTTCAGTACCGGAGAGTAATCAGGTATTTTATATCAGTAGTATGTCTATGGGCTTGGGCACTCACATTTATACAAATACCAGTACGTTAACTTTTGGCCCCGATGGTTGGTATAGTGATAAATACGCTGCCTATCAAGTATCCGGTGGTATAGTCCTGTTGATAGAAAGTTGCAGTTCAGTAAACGGTAAGCCGGGACACTAA
- a CDS encoding DUF6712 family protein: MSKVLFLSEQQLKDNSVIEAHVDSKILSNTIWEVQEFELKPILGKDLYQSIANEVLSASTISGYTISETNLELLTDYIKPFLIYGTLSYGFIPLHYKITNKGINRLTDSSVASLQSTELEYVKNNYDTKFDNYKLRLVNHLAVDLKEDVSDIIDTTGDSTGWFIPDNQINVEDFFESLASKTGLYRGYIRRGY, encoded by the coding sequence GTGAGTAAGGTTTTATTTTTATCAGAACAGCAATTAAAAGATAACAGCGTAATTGAAGCACACGTAGATTCTAAAATTTTATCCAATACAATTTGGGAGGTACAGGAATTTGAACTAAAGCCAATATTGGGTAAAGACTTATATCAATCAATTGCTAATGAAGTATTATCAGCCTCAACCATTTCAGGTTATACCATTAGTGAAACTAATTTGGAACTGTTAACGGATTATATCAAACCGTTTTTAATATACGGTACGCTATCTTATGGTTTTATTCCACTCCACTATAAGATTACCAATAAAGGTATAAACAGGTTAACGGACAGTAGCGTAGCTTCTTTGCAGAGTACAGAATTGGAGTATGTCAAAAATAATTACGATACCAAATTTGATAATTATAAACTCAGATTGGTTAATCACTTAGCAGTTGACTTAAAAGAAGATGTAAGTGATATAATTGATACGACTGGTGACAGTACTGGTTGGTTCATTCCCGATAATCAGATTAATGTTGAAGATTTCTTTGAAAGTTTAGCATCAAAAACCGGACTGTACAGGGGATATATAAGAAGGGGTTATTAA
- a CDS encoding lysozyme, with translation MKLDENGKKFIFNQEGIRLKAYKDSGGVPTICVGCTYYSDGSKVKIGDSRTMQECYQLFDLVVADFEKAVTKAVKVPINQNQFNALVSFAFNVGTGGVEHSSLLTAINSKASETEIRLDFAKWNKVQGIANDVLTKRRKMEADLFFKAINNENPNH, from the coding sequence ATGAAGTTAGACGAAAACGGGAAGAAATTTATTTTCAATCAGGAAGGTATCAGGTTAAAAGCATATAAAGATTCTGGTGGTGTACCTACCATTTGTGTAGGCTGCACATATTATAGTGATGGTTCAAAAGTTAAAATTGGGGATAGCCGTACAATGCAGGAATGTTATCAGCTATTTGATTTGGTTGTGGCTGATTTTGAAAAGGCTGTTACCAAAGCTGTTAAAGTACCTATCAATCAAAATCAATTTAATGCGCTGGTATCTTTTGCATTTAATGTTGGTACCGGAGGTGTTGAACATTCATCATTATTAACTGCAATCAATAGTAAGGCTTCTGAAACCGAAATAAGATTGGACTTTGCCAAATGGAATAAAGTACAAGGTATAGCCAATGATGTATTAACCAAACGTAGAAAAATGGAAGCTGATTTATTTTTTAAAGCGATTAACAATGAAAACCCTAACCACTAA
- a CDS encoding SGNH/GDSL hydrolase family protein, with protein MDISNFLSGVTHNITSQTAPKSILGSTVGNTFTDLANLTKTTIESLSAVTFKTLGGAASDNDSLAASLATKLDILSKATGAQALAGSDDTAYMTPLKTSQIVAFGNANFKGTAVPTDTPVTGSTAVFWIASQAGTYTNFGNVVVNSNSIAVISWNGTAWSISQSQVIQTPITSWSASTYTYGTQVNYNGMDWVALSATTSTDVPGVSTKWTPRLSFYTKAETDAIRPLGYDSSAYAYAVVDSNNNLAFTIDKAGKVGTPKHPDLDTSISTLENYDFAWQNESGYVWGVCDTNLKVAMGIDLAGNLILKGQSLSSTLSTYNSRITAIESNDFAWQPESGYQWGIVDSNLKIPLGINQAGHVLVSGQDLTSLLNSNISAQLAALTSARDISCWGDSLTQGAGGVAYATQLAALLADGRNIYNNGVGGDTSPQIAFRQGGINVLCTITANTINASGATVVTPANANIMQINRTITGSLFRIKGTLARLSDGTYTFTRTLNGSNIATENQVYFIPDGTAQQNNTLIFWAGQNDPRSSSGVTDTLTNTAAMVAFTKAVNKRFLVMSVLGANAGSSGGTGYNYIIQTNQALRDAYPDNFIDVRQLLIRSYDSSQAQDVIDHTNDIVPTSLRSDAVHLNTAGYGIVAQAIKDFLLFKNW; from the coding sequence ATGGATATTTCAAATTTTTTAAGCGGTGTAACCCACAATATAACAAGTCAAACTGCACCGAAATCTATATTAGGTTCTACGGTTGGTAATACTTTTACCGATTTGGCAAACCTTACAAAAACTACAATTGAAAGTTTAAGTGCAGTTACTTTCAAAACTTTGGGCGGTGCTGCTTCTGATAATGATTCCTTAGCTGCATCATTAGCCACAAAATTAGATATACTATCAAAAGCTACAGGTGCGCAAGCTTTAGCGGGTAGTGATGATACGGCCTATATGACTCCGTTAAAAACATCACAAATTGTAGCATTCGGTAATGCCAACTTTAAAGGCACTGCTGTACCTACAGATACACCTGTTACTGGTTCAACTGCTGTTTTTTGGATAGCATCACAAGCAGGTACTTATACCAACTTCGGCAACGTTGTTGTTAATTCAAATTCAATTGCGGTTATCAGTTGGAACGGTACGGCTTGGTCAATTTCTCAATCACAGGTTATTCAAACCCCAATTACCAGTTGGTCAGCATCTACCTATACCTATGGCACGCAGGTAAATTATAACGGGATGGATTGGGTAGCCCTATCGGCAACCACATCAACAGATGTACCCGGAGTAAGCACCAAATGGACACCACGTTTATCTTTTTATACCAAAGCAGAAACTGATGCAATCAGACCATTAGGCTATGATAGTAGCGCATACGCTTATGCAGTTGTAGACAGTAACAATAATTTGGCTTTTACAATTGATAAAGCTGGTAAGGTTGGTACGCCGAAGCATCCCGATTTAGATACCTCCATTTCTACACTTGAAAATTATGATTTCGCTTGGCAAAATGAAAGTGGTTATGTGTGGGGTGTTTGCGATACTAATTTAAAAGTTGCGATGGGTATTGATTTGGCGGGTAATTTGATTTTAAAAGGTCAAAGTCTTAGCTCTACACTATCAACTTACAATTCACGTATTACAGCAATTGAAAGTAATGATTTCGCTTGGCAACCTGAATCCGGGTACCAGTGGGGTATCGTTGATAGCAATTTAAAAATTCCGTTAGGTATCAATCAGGCAGGGCACGTTTTAGTTAGCGGACAAGATTTAACATCATTATTGAACAGTAACATATCAGCTCAGTTAGCCGCTTTAACATCAGCAAGGGATATTTCTTGTTGGGGTGATAGCTTAACACAAGGTGCTGGTGGTGTTGCTTATGCTACTCAATTAGCCGCTTTACTTGCTGATGGTAGAAATATTTATAATAACGGTGTAGGTGGTGATACTTCGCCCCAAATTGCATTCAGGCAAGGCGGTATCAATGTACTTTGTACCATTACAGCAAATACAATCAATGCTTCTGGTGCTACCGTGGTAACACCCGCCAACGCTAATATAATGCAGATTAATAGAACTATAACGGGTTCATTATTCCGTATCAAAGGCACATTGGCACGTTTAAGTGATGGAACATACACTTTTACCAGAACACTAAACGGTTCAAATATAGCAACAGAAAATCAGGTATATTTTATCCCTGATGGTACGGCACAACAAAACAATACTTTGATTTTTTGGGCAGGACAAAACGACCCCCGGTCAAGTAGTGGTGTTACCGATACTTTAACCAATACCGCAGCAATGGTAGCATTTACCAAAGCTGTTAATAAAAGGTTTTTAGTGATGTCTGTACTTGGTGCTAATGCCGGAAGTTCGGGCGGTACAGGTTACAATTATATCATACAGACTAATCAAGCTCTTAGAGATGCCTATCCTGATAATTTTATTGATGTAAGGCAATTATTGATAAGAAGCTATGATTCAAGTCAAGCACAGGATGTAATTGACCACACCAACGATATAGTTCCAACTTCATTAAGAAGTGATGCAGTCCATTTGAATACAGCCGGATATGGCATAGTAGCGCAAGCAATAAAAGATTTCTTATTATTTAAAAATTGGTAA
- a CDS encoding XkdF-like putative serine protease domain-containing protein: protein MKLPLIELTVDEATDAFVSAIALVENPAIESDFLAFNKVEKFAMNEDKQILIGAAMTPDKPIFRTSPKGDYYCIFSKDTIQKIQQIFFKKGLIQSLNIDHNAKQPCLDSYIFQSYITDETMGVSAPNQLGELPDGTWIIGVKIDNAELWKQVKEGKVKGFSVEGIFSMLPTDISVEDITPADDDLELTKALNDFNKVLEKVTAKKFI from the coding sequence ATGAAATTACCATTAATTGAACTTACTGTAGATGAAGCAACCGATGCTTTTGTTTCGGCTATCGCTTTAGTTGAAAACCCCGCCATTGAATCAGATTTTTTAGCTTTTAACAAAGTTGAAAAGTTTGCTATGAATGAGGATAAGCAAATCCTTATCGGTGCTGCTATGACCCCTGATAAACCGATATTCAGGACAAGCCCCAAAGGGGATTACTATTGTATTTTTTCCAAAGATACTATCCAAAAGATACAACAAATCTTCTTTAAAAAAGGGCTGATTCAGTCCCTAAATATCGACCATAACGCTAAACAACCCTGTTTAGATTCTTATATATTTCAATCGTACATAACTGATGAAACTATGGGCGTATCCGCGCCAAACCAATTAGGGGAATTGCCTGATGGTACTTGGATTATAGGAGTTAAGATAGATAACGCCGAATTGTGGAAACAGGTAAAAGAAGGTAAAGTAAAAGGTTTTTCAGTAGAAGGTATATTTTCAATGTTGCCTACAGATATATCAGTTGAAGATATAACCCCGGCTGATGATGATTTAGAGCTAACCAAAGCCCTAAACGATTTCAATAAAGTATTGGAAAAAGTAACCGCAAAGAAATTTATTTAA
- a CDS encoding phage portal protein: MTGNTTHTEVYNFSQHITPLPIEQLQSHNDRQFVIYGLDNLYPNFLLELYNGSPVHKGVINSKKDYVIGDGLYFKSGTKVDFKPNPTDTFEQLIGKIVNDYLIFNYWTVEVVYNKLGKAIQWNHIPAHKVRANRDKSKFWYSNDWFFEYNNLITYDVWKAGKNEDYKNKLFFNAAYTPSVNNVYAVPEYNAAIKSIETDIEIRKFNINNIKNSFSVSTIITYFGGTPTPEIKSTMDRKIKDAYSGSNGQKMIVGFQNEGSTAPDVKNLTSPDFYKQYEQLKKDTLDDIMFAHSVVSPALFGMKTEGQLGNTTELEQAYEIFKNLYVVGRRNELETALNKLFADAGMETMEFKDNGSLFASTLSDQLKEKVYTINEIRKEAGLPEIENGNRLVDEVKPVPTAEPTITGQIPDVTPTGSPVAPIAIKPANVSSTNNKFSDVVYHHLNDADFDKVKHLGKGKSEFTTLKKLSYSIQNFSDVKAIELAFDDNKDIADYILTHGIRNQTASQIKAIIRKELGITVTAEEIRTIVKDLKDSGVVNHETTDGKITVKPNENSLENIKRVEVRYEYSGPMDDKNRPFCAKLMKLDNYYTREDIELMSAAFGYSIFDYRGGFYHNPNSNVTTPYCRHNWDAVSVILNKEGEVDSE, translated from the coding sequence ATGACAGGTAATACAACACATACCGAAGTTTATAACTTTAGCCAACATATCACACCCTTACCTATAGAACAATTGCAATCTCATAACGATAGGCAATTTGTTATCTATGGATTAGATAATCTTTATCCCAATTTTCTATTAGAATTATACAATGGTTCGCCCGTTCATAAAGGTGTTATCAATAGCAAAAAAGATTATGTAATTGGCGATGGGCTTTATTTCAAGTCAGGTACTAAAGTTGATTTTAAACCTAACCCTACAGATACATTTGAACAACTTATAGGTAAAATAGTAAACGATTATCTCATATTCAATTATTGGACTGTAGAAGTTGTTTATAACAAGTTGGGTAAGGCTATACAATGGAATCACATCCCGGCGCATAAAGTAAGAGCAAATAGGGATAAATCTAAATTTTGGTATTCAAATGATTGGTTCTTTGAATATAATAACCTGATTACTTATGATGTATGGAAGGCTGGTAAAAATGAGGATTATAAAAATAAATTGTTTTTCAATGCTGCTTATACACCATCAGTCAATAATGTTTATGCCGTACCCGAATACAACGCGGCCATAAAATCTATTGAAACCGATATTGAAATCAGAAAATTCAACATCAACAACATCAAAAATAGCTTTTCGGTAAGTACTATCATTACCTATTTCGGCGGTACACCAACGCCCGAAATTAAGTCTACAATGGATAGGAAAATTAAAGATGCTTATTCCGGTTCAAATGGGCAAAAAATGATAGTTGGTTTTCAAAACGAAGGTTCAACGGCACCCGATGTTAAAAATTTAACAAGCCCTGATTTTTACAAGCAATACGAACAGCTTAAAAAGGATACACTTGATGATATAATGTTTGCTCACAGTGTGGTTAGCCCTGCTTTATTCGGTATGAAAACCGAAGGCCAGTTAGGCAACACCACTGAGTTAGAACAAGCTTATGAAATTTTTAAGAACTTATATGTAGTAGGTAGAAGAAATGAATTAGAAACAGCTTTAAATAAATTATTTGCTGATGCCGGGATGGAGACAATGGAATTTAAAGATAACGGTTCGTTGTTCGCTTCTACTTTATCAGACCAGTTAAAGGAAAAGGTTTATACTATCAATGAGATAAGAAAAGAAGCAGGTTTACCGGAAATAGAAAATGGTAACAGGCTTGTTGATGAGGTAAAACCTGTACCAACGGCTGAACCGACCATTACCGGACAAATACCTGATGTAACACCCACAGGTTCACCAGTAGCCCCGATAGCAATTAAGCCAGCTAATGTAAGTTCAACCAATAACAAGTTTTCTGATGTGGTTTACCACCACTTGAATGATGCTGATTTTGACAAGGTTAAACATTTGGGAAAGGGTAAATCAGAGTTTACCACTTTAAAGAAATTAAGTTATTCTATTCAAAATTTTAGCGATGTTAAAGCAATTGAATTAGCTTTTGATGATAATAAGGATATAGCGGATTATATTTTAACCCACGGTATCAGAAATCAAACAGCATCACAGATTAAAGCGATTATCCGCAAGGAATTAGGTATAACAGTTACAGCCGAAGAAATACGCACCATCGTAAAAGATTTAAAGGATTCCGGGGTTGTTAACCACGAAACTACCGATGGTAAGATAACAGTTAAACCAAACGAAAATAGTTTGGAAAACATCAAAAGGGTTGAAGTAAGGTATGAGTATTCGGGGCCGATGGATGATAAGAACAGACCATTTTGTGCTAAACTGATGAAGCTTGATAATTACTATACCAGAGAAGATATAGAACTAATGAGCGCGGCCTTTGGCTATTCAATTTTTGACTATAGAGGCGGGTTTTACCACAATCCCAATAGCAATGTAACAACACCTTATTGTAGGCATAATTGGGACGCTGTGAGTGTAATTTTAAATAAAGAGGGAGAGGTAGACAGTGAGTAA